The proteins below are encoded in one region of Amycolatopsis acidiphila:
- the dnaA gene encoding chromosomal replication initiator protein DnaA, which translates to MSEHQMNLGVVWEQVVRELSDGTLSPQQRAWMRVTRPIGLLDGTALLAAPSDFAKEAIERALREPITHALSRRLGRPVSLAVKVDTTEVAPPPPQYAPSPARVENVAAEAPARPPVMPPLDDGMLPPMRRGRVQAEPSKPVLAAEDDGDEEVDEEGEALAAAHEIWPMFSGQPIAGQPYTAPAQPQTSKTRLNEKYTFDTFVIGASNRFAHAAAFAVAEAPSRAYNPLFIWGESGLGKTHLLHAVGHYAQRLFPGMRVRYVSTEEFTNDFINSLRDDRKVAFQRRYRDIDILLVDDIQFLEGKEGTQEEFFHTFNTLHNANKQIVVSSDRPPKRLETLEDRLRTRFEWGLITDIQPPELETRIAILRKKAAQDRLAVPGEVLEFIASRVEANIRELEGALIRVTAFASLNQQPVDVGLAEIVLRDLIPDSQAPEISAPTIMAATAEFFDVTIDDLCGPGKTKALATARQIAMYLCRELTDMSLPKIGQTFGGRDHTTVMHADKKIRKEMAERRRIYDQVQELTFRIKQRARQ; encoded by the coding sequence GTGTCCGAGCACCAGATGAACCTGGGTGTCGTCTGGGAGCAGGTGGTCCGCGAACTGTCGGACGGCACGCTCTCCCCCCAACAGCGCGCGTGGATGCGCGTCACCCGTCCGATCGGCCTGCTCGACGGCACCGCGCTGCTCGCCGCGCCCAGTGACTTCGCCAAGGAAGCCATCGAGCGCGCGCTGCGCGAGCCGATCACCCACGCGCTGTCCCGCCGGCTCGGCCGGCCCGTGTCGCTCGCGGTCAAGGTCGACACCACCGAGGTCGCCCCGCCGCCACCCCAGTACGCCCCCTCACCCGCGCGAGTGGAAAACGTCGCCGCCGAGGCGCCGGCCCGCCCGCCGGTGATGCCGCCGCTGGACGACGGCATGCTGCCGCCCATGCGCCGCGGGCGCGTGCAGGCCGAGCCGAGCAAGCCCGTCCTCGCCGCCGAAGACGACGGGGACGAAGAGGTCGACGAGGAGGGCGAGGCGCTCGCGGCGGCGCACGAGATCTGGCCCATGTTCTCCGGCCAGCCGATCGCAGGGCAGCCCTACACGGCGCCCGCGCAACCGCAGACCTCCAAAACGCGCTTGAACGAGAAGTACACCTTCGACACGTTCGTCATCGGCGCCTCGAACCGGTTCGCGCACGCGGCCGCCTTCGCCGTCGCGGAAGCGCCGTCCCGCGCGTACAACCCCTTGTTCATCTGGGGCGAGTCCGGGCTCGGCAAGACACACCTGCTGCACGCGGTCGGGCACTACGCCCAGCGGCTGTTCCCCGGCATGCGCGTGCGCTACGTGTCGACCGAGGAGTTCACCAACGACTTCATCAACTCCCTGCGCGACGACCGCAAGGTGGCGTTCCAGCGTCGCTACCGCGACATCGACATCCTGCTCGTCGACGACATCCAGTTCCTGGAAGGCAAGGAAGGAACTCAGGAGGAGTTCTTCCACACCTTCAACACGCTGCACAACGCGAACAAGCAGATCGTGGTCTCCTCCGACCGGCCGCCCAAGCGGCTGGAGACACTGGAAGACCGGCTGCGCACGCGGTTCGAGTGGGGACTGATCACCGACATCCAGCCGCCGGAGCTCGAGACGCGGATCGCGATCCTCCGCAAGAAGGCCGCGCAGGATCGGCTCGCCGTGCCCGGAGAGGTGCTGGAGTTCATCGCCTCGCGGGTCGAGGCGAACATCCGCGAGCTCGAGGGCGCGCTCATCCGCGTCACCGCGTTCGCGTCGCTGAACCAGCAACCGGTCGACGTCGGGCTGGCGGAGATCGTGCTGCGCGACCTGATCCCGGATTCGCAGGCGCCGGAGATCAGCGCGCCGACGATCATGGCGGCCACGGCCGAGTTCTTCGACGTGACGATCGACGACCTGTGCGGCCCCGGGAAGACGAAGGCGCTCGCCACCGCCCGGCAGATCGCCATGTACCTGTGCCGCGAGCTGACGGACATGTCGCTGCCGAAGATCGGGCAGACGTTCGGCGGCCGCGACCACACCACGGTCATGCACGCGGACAAGAAGATCCGCAAGGAAATGGCCGAGCGCCGGCGGATCTACGACCAGGTGCAGGAACTGACCTTCCGCATCAAGCAGCGCGCCCGCCAGTAG